A genome region from Solanum pennellii chromosome 12, SPENNV200 includes the following:
- the LOC107007307 gene encoding glucan endo-1,3-beta-glucosidase 11-like, with amino-acid sequence MSTMDSIINILYASLILAFLFSTVMATSIGINYGQIADNLPPPEKVVPLVKSMGANRVKLYDADPHVLKAFANSGVEFIVSLGNEYLSDMKDPAKAQAWVKTNVQAYIPATKITCIAVGNEVLTFNNTALSDNLLPAMENVYAALVSMNLDKQVSVTTAHSVAILETSYPPSAGAFRRDLVSCVTQVVDFHCKTGSPFLINAYPYFAYKADPKQVQLDFVLFQPNQGIVDPVTNLHYDNMLFAQIDAVHSALASIGYKNVCVQISETGWPSKGDADELGATPDNARKYNCNLIKLVSQKKGTPLKPNSNLNIYVFALFNENLKPGPMSERNYGLFKPDGTPSYPLGFSGINSGGSTNSSSGNRPATGGGSSTPTSWSPQDGSSSSGYMSITSNSGRVLFCWKSWILQLYITVGSISVLFSQL; translated from the exons ATGTCTACTATGGATTCCATCATCAATATTCTCTACGCCTCATTAATTTTAGCGTTTTTGTTCAGTACGGTAATGGCGACTTCTATCGGCATTAACTACGGTCAGATTGCCGATAATCTCCCACCGCCGGAGAAAGTAGTTCCATTAGTAAAGTCCATGGGAGCAAACAGAGTAAAACTCTACGACGCCGATCCACATGTCCTCAAAGCATTTGCAAATTCCGGCGTTGAATTTATCGTCAGTCTCGGTAATGAGTATCTCTCCGATATGAAGGATCCTGCTAAAGCTCAGGCGTGGGTTAAAACTAACGTCCAAGCTTATATACCGGCGACGAAAATCACTTGTATCGCCGTTGGAAATGAAGTGTTAACTTTTAACAATACTGCACTTTCCGATAATCTATTACCGGCGATGGAAAATGTTTACGCCGCTCTTGTTAGTATGAACTTAGATAAACAAGTGAGTGTAACTACTGCACATTCAGTTGCCATTCTCGAGACTTCGTACCCGCCGTCTGCCGGAGCTTTCCGTCGAGATCTTGTTAGTTGTGTTACTCAGGTGGTGGATTTCCATTGTAAAACTGGTTCGCCGTTTCTAATCAATGCTTATCCTTATTTTGCGTACAAGGCAGATCCAAAGCAGGTGCAGCTGGATTTCGTGTTGTTTCAGCCTAATCAAGGGATTGTTGATCCAGTAACTAATCTTCATTACGATAACATGCTTTTCGCTCAAATCGATGCGGTTCATTCTGCTTTAGCTTCAATTGGCTACAAAAATGTCTGCGTACAGATCTCGGAGACAGGTTGGCCGTCGAAAGGAGACGCTGATGAGCTCGGAGCTACGCCGGATAATGCGAGGAAATATAATTGCAATCTTATTAAACTTGTGAGTCAAAAGAAAGGAACTCCGTTGAAGCCTAACAGCAATTTGAATATATACGTCTTTGCTTTGTTTAACGAGAACTTGAAACCTGGCCCTATGTCGGAGCGTAACTACGGCCTGTTCAAGCCGGACGGTACACCGTCTTATCCTTTAGGATTCTCCGGAATCAACTCCGGCGGCAGCACCAATAGCAGCTCCGGTAATAGACCTGCAACTGGCGGTGGTTCTTCAACACCGACATCGTGGTCACCACAGGACGGAAGTTCCTCTTCCGGCTATATGTCCATTACTTCTAACTCG GGGAGAGTTCTATTTTGCTGGAAATCCTGGATTCTGCAACTTTACATCACAGTCGGTTCAATTTCAGTGCTATTTTCTCAACTGTAA